In the Choloepus didactylus isolate mChoDid1 chromosome 5, mChoDid1.pri, whole genome shotgun sequence genome, one interval contains:
- the LOC119533949 gene encoding cAMP-dependent protein kinase inhibitor beta-like — MRTDTSKMTDVEAVDTNFASSARAGRRNAVPDIQSSAGTSGTSDLPPKLQDLSMKEGVKEKEEETTQDQSESSKKEEKKGS; from the coding sequence ATGAGGACAGATACATCAAAAATGACTGATGTGGAGGCTGTGGATACCAACTTTGCATCTTCAGCAAGAGCAGGCCGCCGGAATGCTGTACCAGACATCCAAAGTTCTGCTGGTACAAGTGGAACCTCAGACTTACCCCCCAAACTGCAGGACCTCAGCATGAAGGAAGGtgtaaaagagaaagaggaagaaacaacGCAAGACCAATCTGAAAGctccaaaaaggaagaaaagaaaggctcATAA